The genomic DNA TCTGTGGTTGCGCTTGCTTGAGAATCGGGAAGCTAGAGGTGTTTTGGTTCCTATTTGGTTCTACCGTGCGTCAATGATTGAAGATTACGGTGTAAACTTTCTGACGACATCATTGTCGGTGTCTCTTCATAGGGAGGAGACACAATTCTTTTAGATGGAGATCCCATGTCAGAAGTACCTTACCCTTCACTTGTGACCGACGAACTCCGAGccttgatgttgtggtgtcACATATGCCTGCTTCATGCAGCAGAAATGAGAAGACGGTGAGTCAATGACAAGAATTATCTCCCGATGTGGCCAATCCAGTCCATTCTAATGCTGCACACGAAGCGGGCTTATGCAGGTTGGACGCCGCGATATTGGCCAACTGCGGCTCTGAGAGGGGCAAGACCAGGCAGAACGAGCTCAGGTTACTCCATTGCGTGAATTCTGACCGCACATTAAGTTGGTAGCTACCCCTCACTTTTGACTTGTAAAAGCACCTGATTCCACCTGGGTTCGGTCATCCAGAAACACAAGCCCGGGAAACCATCACGATGGTCAGGTGTGCACCTTCTCGTGGCCACTCGAAGGCTGACGACTCGAACAGAGTCCAAGTCTTCCATTACGAGCCCGACACTTCTGATTCCTATTCGGATTCCTCCGACTACGTTGAACAAAATGCTCGTTCCCCCTCCTTTCTGTCTCGCGTGTTCAAACCGAAGAAGAAGTGGCAAGATGCCGCAGTTCAGGTTTACAAACGTCACCAGGGCGACAACCTCTACATCCACAAAGTCCGTCTGCAAAGCCCACAGCTTAAGGAAGCCTTGAAAGGCCTTCTTGAGCTATATGGGTTGGTATACCGTGATGACAGTGTCATGGTTGAATCCCTCGCCCCGCATCGCGCCCTCTTCTTTGTGCGCCATCACGTTGCTGAGCTTGCAAAGATGTCCAAAGACGACGAGACCAGCGCCCATTGCTCTTTGCTTAGCGGCATCATCCAGGAAATCTTCAAGGACAAGTTCGAAGAGATTGAGACTCTCaacaaggaggagaagatcacTTTTGAACTCTTGTGGACTCTCTACCCAGAAGGGAGCATCTTCGGCACCCAGCTTGCCGATGAAGTCCCCCGTGCCTACAAGGTCAACAAGATCACTCTTACCAAGGAGAAGGTAGAGATCAAATGCGAGACAATCATGTTCAGCGGTTACTCTTTCCGACGATACTTTTGGAACGTCGGTATCGAGAGGTTCGATGGCGAGATTGACCGACTTCAGATACCAATCATACCGTATATCGACCTGGCATGCAATAGGGGGTTGTGTGATAGGCTGATTCAGCGAGGAAGGAAGGCATTGGACTTCCAGGTCCCAAGGTACATGGAGTATGACCCGGAGGCTTGCCGTGACGATGCGGTGGCTAGCCCGTGGGTTTGGAAGGGATCAGACCACAAACTGGTACGTCAATTGTTATGCTGGCACAactcttctcttttgctAATTATGCTTTTACAatgcaggagaaggaaaaggttgttgttgactttTTCCTGGTGCGGAAGCGGGTCCCCTACCGCTTCGCCCATGAACTTCTTCCTGGGTACAAAACCGGGACTCGCATGGGAGCCAAAAAGTTCCGCAGAGCAACACCTGAAGAGATTGACCACAGCAGACACGTGGTGATGAAGTCTACTGACAACCTCCTGATTATGTCTCCTTATGTTTCAggcttttctctttccaagAGAACCTATGGTACGTTGAACCAGCTCCTAATCATTCACCGCCATGACGTTTCTGACATCCCTAGCCGACTTCGAGCTCGATGCGCTCAAGCCGATTAAACGCGACCTGAATGCGATGGAGAAGGTTATTTTCGACGATACCAAGAAGGCCATTCTCAAAACTCTGGTTGAGAACCAGAGGCTGACGGCCCAGAATCAGGATGGTCGTAAGCCACAATCACCTCATAAGTCTTTGATTTGCGGCTAACACGAAGGGTAAATTGAAGGCAACCGGGCCCTCGTAATTTCGATTTCCGGACCAAGCGGGACAGGAAAGACTCTGCTGGCTGAATCTGGTATGTACCTCCAGAGCTGAGTTCTCCTCAATCGACCTAACCAGACCTCCGGGGCTAGTGGCGGCGTTTACTGGGCAGCCACTCTTGAAAAACTGGGACATTGTGAGAGATACATTTGAGGAGGCAAGAGATTGGGATGGCTGTATCTTAGTTGAGAAGCCATCATTGGGCCCTTTGCCAGCTCAGCTTGATGCAAATGGTAAGCAGACTTCGTCTCTCATCGCATTACCCAACGCGCTTCTCATGGAAAATCGAAAAACTGATGGATTTGACCGGAAATTCAAGCCTTCGTCAAAGAGCTCGAAAATTTTAATGGTAAGTTTACCCAGCACCCCAGGCTTGGAAGCTCGTCAGATCTAACATGACGATTTCAATTTTGTAGGTATTGTCATTGTAACATCGCCAGGCAGGCCATTTGTGGCCCCCGCCATAGCCTCCCGTGCGCAGCTTCATATCAACCTTCGCTATCCCAGTTTGTTCGAGCGAAAGCGTCTCTGGGAACTCTTCAATGACCAGCTCCCTAACGACGTTGGGAAACTGACCTCAAGTGAACTTGAGCTGTTGGCAGCTCATCCAACGAACGGTTATGCCATCAAGAACCTCCTTGATGTCTCCGCGGCATGGTGCAGGTCGCTACATCGACCCATCAGCTTTGATATGATTGTCAAGCTCAGGGAAGATACTGCTACTTCTGGTGGCGGTGggccgcctccaccgccgccacctcccgcCGGCATGGGCTGGCCACCTAGAGGCCCGGCTATGCCTTCAGGAATGGGGGGAAGAGTTCGTGGTCCCCCGCTTGGACCAATCGGGACTGTCGTTTACACATCCCCGCCCAGAGAGTCAAAGAAGAAGGTTCGCAGATACATACTTGTTTctgatgatgacaatgacaACGAGTCGGAACAGAGCATCAGCACTCTCAGCTccgatgatgacgacaagAGTCTAGAATCTGACTCGGATACTTCGCGCGATTGAGCTGGGAAATACCAGCGCAGGTTTTGGGATTTTCTTGTCACGAGTGAATGAACTGTCGGCTTGGTTTCTGCTGCGCTACACGGGGGTAGGTAACTTTACTCGAACCATTTTCGCAGCTTTCATATTCATATTTCTATTTATGATGTAACGAAACACTCTCAGTAAGCTAGGTCAATTCAAGGAGTATGTGAAGTTGGCTGTTCTATCGCAGTGAAGTAAATCATCTTGATGAATAAAGAAGTGGTCTGGCGATGTTCTGAAACTTGTGTCAGGATAGAGTACCTTAGTTTTAAAGCTCAGATTGAAGGTAAGAAGGGTTTGGATCAAGTTGATGAAAAGCTTAGGGTAAAATACTAGGAAGCTTGGATAACGGACGCATAAAGCTTAGATTAAAAGAACAAGGTTGAATGATTGAAAGAGTAATAATTTTCATATAATATAAGTAAAATATTAAGGGGTTGTGATAGGTGCGGTCACTGTGGCAGTCCAGAAAAATGGGTGCAATGATGATAAATTCTGGTGGAAGATCTAGTGCGAAAGGAGAGCTATATCATGCCTGCTTGCCAGTGCCGTGCCAGGATCCTGCCTCCAAGTGTCCTAACAGGTTGCTTTATACATTATGATAATGAATCCGACTCCCGCCTTTGTCAAAGTATATCACTTACTTTTGCCCCTTTTGCCCCTGAATTGCATTTGGGAACCGTGCTCAGTTTACTACAATAAGTATCATTCTTGCCTGCATCAACGTCAATCACATGACAGGGAGCTTGGCTCAGTTGGAAGAGCGCAGGTCTCATACAATGTATGATCTGTGTGTCTAACACCAGAGTTATCCTGAGGTCGTGAGTTCGAGCCTCACAGTTCCCATTTACTTTTGCTGCCACTTGCCGCAGCAAAGGTGTTTTGTTTCGCCTGCTACACCCCAAAAGGTTAAGAGTAATTTTTATTTCTTTGCTGTGCATGGTCTACACTTTGGAAACTCTCTATGTGACCCGACATAGTCCGCAAGCAAGCAAGGAGTCACAGAACACCTAAGGAGCAAAGGCAACTGGGAAAATACACTTCATTTGCATAACGAAACTCAGAATCTAAAACAGTGCAACATCACCTCCTAAAAGAGCGACaatgaagaaagaaacaagctcaatcctccaccccatcccgGAAATCTTCCCTTATCCAACCCTAACCTTCCATACCCCTATttccttccccctttcccttttctccaTTTCCAAATCTACTCCACCCCATCTACCTCTTAACACGATAGCTCCTAATCTTCCTCGCCGGAGTCAACCGGTGGTCTCCATTCCCATTGCGATAGCTCAACCCATCGCAGTTCTTGTTGACAAACAGCTCAAAGGTGTTGGGATCAGGGAGCAACGAAGTATCCTTGTTGAACCTTGCCCTGTTGACGTTCAGGACAGGGGTAAAAGCAATATTCTTGCAGCCCGAGTTGGGATCACGGCCAGAGGCGGTCATCTTGCGGCCGTCGGAAGCAAAGAGCTCGAGTTTCCAGGCAGAAGCCAGGGAAAGCggagcgaggatgagggtggaGAGCTTCATTGTGGTGGATGTTTGATATGGAAAGTGATTGTTCTTGTCTTTGGTGATAGAGAAGTGTAGTAGTGTGATTATGATGTGGCtgctgagggtgaggatgaggaaagaaaaagactcAGATACTCGAGGCCAACCTGATCCTTTATAGAACCTCATTCCTCCTCACTTTCAACCTGCTCTCAACTTcatcactcccctcccctcggcttcttctccccgTTCTTACTCCCCTTCCAGTAATCGCCTCCCATACTAAATCACCCTAGCGGCCaatccaccatctcctcggTCAACGGTGGAATTCCGATGCCGTAATTCCTCTTCCAAAAACACACCACCAAGCTGAACCCGACATTCCAGtcccctctcccatcacccaAAGCCTTGTATCTAGCTCACCCCTTGCATAAGGCTGCGCCAGCCGACCCCATTAATAGAAGTAAGATCTGGGGTCCTCGCCCCATTTCCCCGGACCAACGCCTGCCGATCCAAGATCTTGTCTTACCAGAACCTTTGACATCGTGGCTCAGCAACCCACACCCCAATAATGCACAAGCAAACATGTCATCGCGGCTAGATTAAACCACCATATTCCCCAGCCCTTACACCCTCGGCGtttcaaacaaaacaaactcCAACCAAAACAAGGACCATCCTCCAATgcaacacccccaacaccagcttGGTACCGACGAGACAATAATAAAAGGCCAGAGAAGGCCTAACCTTACGAGTAATCGTAAACTCATTGGCCCCCAAGCCCCAGCATTCCAATCCTGCGCTAAAATGCGAACCGACACACCACCATAATCATCGGCCTGGTATTTATCCGCCGAGCCTCCTCTCtcaaaacaaccaaacccTTCCCGTAGATCCTATGCACATGACAAGATTGCAACGGAGGAAAAAACCAACTTCATAAGCAAATTATCTCTGACCATACTCAAAAAGACACAGCCATTCTTTCATCAACCATGGCACCATCACGTCTCTAGAACTGCATGGACACCTAGCTGAAGAAAACCAATCcaccctttcccctttcaaACAACAAAGTTACACAAAACATCAAAATCATGGTCGAAAAACCCTGGCGATACACTGACCCGAAAATAAAATCAGATTCAAGGAAACCATAACCTACTAGCTTTAGCACCACCCTGACCCCAAAGCAGATAGCACATTGACCCACCATTCCCATTCCAATCATTCCTCTCTAAAGGCAAGACCAAGTaatccaacccccaaagacccaccctcaccctccggCATGTCtcgaaaaaagaaaagggaaagCCGCAGGTAGCTAGGAAACGAAAATAGTCGGGTAATGGCTTCCGCCTGTCCAGGCGACACCGCCAGCAAAGCTCACCAATCTCCGGCTCCCAACACCCTGTCGCTGCAGAGGGCCCTCTTGGTGATTCGTCCTTACTTGGCCAGTTGATTTGGTGCCGTACCAGTTTGTCCAGTCTTAGCTGGAGTACCAGCATTCTTAACGACAGCTGGAACTTCGGGGACAGCCAGGTAACCACTGAGGGCTTTCTCGAGCATGCTCACCATGGAACCTGACACTCTTGAGCTGCTCTTCCTActccactccctcacctttGCCAGTATTGCTGGTTTCTGGAGCTGCAAGTGCTTCAGGGCAATGTCACCCCAGATTTGGCAATCGGCCAGGCTGGCAGTATTAGAGTATTGGGATGTAGAAGGGGAATTGCCCAGAGCCTGGAGCCAAGGCATGATGGCATGATAGACCGTATTGCATTCTATGTTGCGATCGTACGCTTCGCTGCCGGCGTGGTTGGGTACGATTTCGTAACCAGGTTCGTTATAGTATGGCCGCTCGACAAAGATCATGGCTGGTAGAATGAGCGGTTAGTTGGAGCTTGGTCGTCTAGGTTGAACGGAATTACATACACTGTATAGAAACCAAAACCTGTAGGATTGTCGAAACGTTTGGCACCCATCCCTGTCCATTCCATGTCCCGATCAGTGACAGGCAAACTAACCGATCATAGAAAACGTTAGCAGCTTACTGGCTGTAAAGCGCGTGGCTAAAACATACCTTTTCCGTTTGCATACAAGTTTGGGTTGAACCTGACCTTGCCACCGCCTGTCGTCAGAAACTGCACCTTTGGTGGCGCCGTGGGAAAGTCCGAGCCACAAAGAATGTcaaagaggaagatgccATGCTCATAAGGCGTGTTCTTAGGCCCGATGATCAACACTTTGAGCATGTCTGGTCGTGACTCGCCGTAGCGGACATAGATGCCGTCGGGAAGGTCCGCGTGTAGCGATGAGATCTGCGCAAACAGCTTTCTCATCCGCTGGCCATTGGAGTTCACGACTTGGTTTTGAAAACCCGTGTAAAAGTTGGCCAACAAAAGATCATCCTTGATTTCCATCACACCATGTAACTTGTGGTAGTCGGTCATCTTAGCCGCTGCTGCTATCGATTCGAGTTCCTTGTTTTTGGACCGTGTGACGACAGTGCTCGTTGTAGAAGCTGACGCACGGGGACCCGGGCGAGCCTTGTCGTCTTCCGGTGCGGGTTTCAGATGATGAAGAACGTCTTGCAGGTCGCAGACTTGTCGCGCAATGCAGATTGCTTCGTCACCGTCATCCGCAGACCCAAAGCTCTTGGAGCCATCCATGAAGACTCGGCAAACTACAGATAGTTTCTCCACTACCGTATAAACAGATTGTGCAGTTTCGGGTTTAATATGGTTGCTTGATATAGCCTGCCTGGAAGGAGGCATTGAAGCCATTGAAGCCATTAGTAACTGTTGCGAGGGTGGGAAGTGGATCTGCTCGTGGAATATGCACGAGGCGGCGTCCCAGTTTCGCGCCAACCTGTGAACAAAGAGAAGGGTTGCCTTGATAATGCCAGCCCTCGCATCCATCTCGCCAATAGCAGCTGATCGCAAAATCTCGCAAGCGAGTCGCATCATGGGAGATGTATGGATCATGACCCGTAGGCCAGGTGTGGACTCAAACTCTTTCTTATCCACGGATGGAAGCACTTCTGCAAGTGTCAAGAAATATGAAACTGCATCAGCGGACTCGGGCGTTGGCTTGGAATTGTGGAACTGCTGAGGCTGCCCTTTGAAAGGATTGAAACTGTACGAGTCGTGTGCATAGCCAGTGCCCCTTGCAAAAGCTGTCTGCTGTTGagggggctgttgagggggCTGTAGCTTTTGCTGTTGCTTTGGCTGTTCTTTTGATGCAGGCGTAGAAATCTTCGTGGCTGTAGGTCTTTCGTAACCGCATAGTAAAGAGAAAATCACAAAGGCGCGCCCCTCGGGGCAACACCAGGACGCTCTTATGGCATCAGTTACTCGGACGGCGTTGGCCCTCTGTCGGGTCAACGATGTACCTCGAGTACCACAGGCCAAACAACCTTGACAGCCACAGTATCTGCATTTTGTAAAAGGGTGGATCATCCCTACTAGAGTCGTCAGTGTACCGCATTTGAAGCGTCAAAGTCTTGAGTGACGAAACGACTTGCCTGCTTTGAGCATGGACTTTGTCTTCTGAACAAGTACGTCTGCTGTCATGTCATTGCTCTTGCCACATTGGCAGCACTTCCACCTGTGGTATTTCTCCCTGAACTCGGCCAGATGGCTCTGCGTCTCTTCCTCTGTCACAGGCGAGAAGATCTGGGGGCTCGACTCTGGCTGGTTTTTGTATTCGTGTTCCGCCTCTTGAAGAATGCGGGCTATGGCCTCGTCGTTCAAGACTTGACGCtggtcgtcatcgtcgtaTATCAGGCTGCTAGAGCTGCTGTCTGACTGGCTCGAGGAATTGCTGCGTGAAAACTGCGATGGAGGTGCGTCCAGGTCGATCGGATTGCCCCTCCTTGATCCTGGTGGGTCGGCCGACATGATGAAAGCTGTTAACCCGGTCAGTAACCAGAATGGTCGAAGATATCTTGAATCCCGGATCCGTTCCAAACGCCCCCTTAGCACAAACCACAATGTTTGCGATAACGTAATAATCAAGACATTCATGATAATGCCACTGATATTGCAGGGGGTTGCATTACAAAGTGGTTTTGATGGGATATTCATGGCGGAGAGAGCAGGTTTGACTTACGCATGGTTGGGTAGGCGAGAGTATTGCTGACCCCACTGGAAGACGTGCTAGGAAGCTCGTTTGCTTTCGAAGAGCCCGCTGGTGACGTCGACGGCGCTGACAGAGAGGGGGGATACTGTACGGCTTTCTTGGTGGGTCCTAGCATTGTCCGGAGCTGCTTCGGGGGTTGGCTTGATGCATCATCTTCTGCGATGCGTCTTTTTGATGGCCGGAAGATGCTCTGAACCTTCTGCATCCTCATGCCCAGTCTCTCCTTAAAAGGCGGCATGGCAGATGGTTGAGAGCTGCCCGCGTGTGGAAACGCAGTGTCGAGAGTGTGGGGATCTGGGCTACCTAGGTATCCAGTACCCAACATAGGGTGAAGTCAAATGTCAGGCGTTGAAGTGGGATCCGGCGGTGCTTTGGGGAGAACGCAAGCGAAGTCTAAAAAAGAAGTTCGACGGCGCTCTAGACTGATGATTTCGCTTCTGCCAGTGTGAACTTGTTCTCTTTTGTTGCCTGCTTAAGTGACTGTGACGATATCCAGTAAGCAGCAAGCTCAAATCCACCCAGACTGGCAGATGGTGAATTTGATGGCTTGCGAGTTGCTCCGTAAAGAAGCTAATCCAAGGGAATGTGAAACCCGTGTTGACGGATTGTGGGGCATCCAAATCTTGAGGGCTTGGGGTGAGTATATTGAGGCGTTTCGGGCGTTTGTCGGGTGTCAACGAATGAATGTGAGATAGCTGCTATCACAATAGCTTGGTTTTATTCCCTCGGGAGAGCAGATGTTAATCACTTGTTACGACGCTGCCGCCGGGGAAGTCGACAATAGCCCCCAAATCCAGAGGAAGCAAACACCAAAGTTGCAAATAGTGAGCTCAGATGACGGCGACGTCGAGGTCCTGGGTGCAGCATCTGACCTGCCCGCTTTTCACTGCCCGCAGTTTGCCCGAAGAGCCGTTGGCTTCCTATGGGTAGGCAACCTGTGTGACTGCACCTATCAAAGCTCCCAGCTGTGGCTGTCGGAGCCCGGGCCAACCGACAGGCAGCACCTGCCCGTGACTTGACTTCCGTTCCACCTCATTGACCAACCGATTAATGAAGGTGCCTTGTTGGTCTGAGCGGGTCAGGACAGCAAGCCAACGGCGGCATTGTATGAAAGACCAGCCATCCAACATGGAAGGAACAATGCCAACACTCGTACGGCACGATGGCCTCATGCACTCGGCTCTTAGCTCCTTCCACAAAATGCAGCGGTGGCATTCTTCTCCCGTCTTTGCCGAGAAGATGAGTACATCCCCCCAAAGAACCTGgaacacaccatcaccagtaTCATGCTTTTGTTTGTACAAAGCAGCACTACCTCAACAGACCCGTACACAGCACACACATTTTCTTTCGGCCCGGCCATGAAGCGGTGGCTCGCAGCCCTCGCACCATCGGCTCTCGCAGCAGCCCAAGATatcacaaccccctccataCGAATTGAAACTCGAGTTCCCTTAAACTCAAGGCTCTGCAATGTATACGTCGAACACGTGCAACCTGTCAAAGGTGCTGTCGACTTTAGCTATGGCTCCTGCCAGCAGCTAACCCCACACGACTCCCACCACTTTATCGCGACCAGCACAGATGCCTCCCAGGACCGACTCGTTTGGACGCTACCCGAGGACATCTTTTCCGGCGGATGTATTTCGGCATggagcaccaccacaaatgTCTTGCTGGGCAGAAGCGAGGTGCAGCACCTGGATCTCCACACGATGGCCCGAAGACGACATGCCCGCCTTGCCCGCCGCAGCAATGACCCCAACAGCATTTTGATGGACAATTCTACAGGTGTCAATGTTTGGGGACCATGGtttgatggtgtcgaggtgCTCAAGAATGCCGAATGCAGCGCTATCGATTCAGCTGCAGCCAAGCAGAAAAGCATTGCCATTGTCGGCGCTGGCATGTCTGGTCTGATGGCGTACCTTTGCTTGACCCAACAGGGACTTACCAGTGTCAGCCTTATTGAGGGTGGAGATCGTCTCGGTGGTCGGGTTCAAACGGTGTACCTGAGCGGTGGCCCTTTCGATTACAGTTACCAAGAGATGGGTCCCATGCGAGTTCCCATGACGCTTACTGTTGCCAACCAGACGTACAACATGTCGGACCACCAACTCGTTTTCCAGCTGGTAGAGGAGATGAATATGCTCAATAaagacaacgacgacgaccttcATATTGACCTTATTGACTGGCTCGAGGCTGGTAGCCGTACACTCCCTCGTGATGGTGGATCAAACCgtgtgggtgaggttgatgggcaACAAGGGAGACCTGACAACCAAGGCGCTGTGGACCAGCTGGGGATGTCTGTGGAGGAAATCTTTGACAAGGTCAACAAAGCTTTGCCGTGCGAGGACTTTTGTGTGGAGATGGCCAACAACATGTTTACTGCTCATCGCAAGTGGCTCGGTATGTCTCGTCTTTTTCATTTCCGTGGCTATTGTATTAATCAATGTTGCAGAAAAGGGACTGTTTGACCTTGCCGGAAACCAATGGAGCGAGTTTGCCTTCACGGCTGAGtacctcaacaacaatgtCAATAATACTCATTTCGGATACTGGGGTAAAGGGGCTTCGTCGTTCTGGGACAAGGTATACGGGTCAAAATCTCTGTAGCCTGATTGGCCTGCTGACCTGGTTTCAGCTTTGCGAGGATTTGTATTTGAATACAACGACTTGGAAGACCATCGATGGAGGTACGGACTCTGGCGATTGCAGAGGTTCTGAGTCCAATGCTGATATATTGGGCACTTGCAGGCATATCACGTCTTCCACAATCTTTCGGGCCTCTTGTTGAAGGCGCAATCACCATGAATCGGCGGATCGACCGGGTACAACCATCATTGGTCCAGCGCACGGTTACCTTGCAGTCCAAAAACAATGCCACCGGAGACATTGACAGCACGACACATGACTACGTTCTCTTTGCGGTTCCTTTTTCGGCCATGAGACACTAGGAGATCTCGGAACTCAGCGAAATCATGATGGAAGCCATCTCGACTCTTCCATACACATCCGCATGCAAGGTGGCGCTGGAGTTTGAAACTCGGTTCTGGGAACACCTCGACCAGCCGATCTACGGATCATGCTATAATGCTGGACCAGATTACCCCGGCATCGGGTCCGTCTGTTATCCATCCTACAATATCAACGGCACTGGCCCAGGCGCCCTCCTCGGGTCCTATATTTCGAATCCAGAATGGACTGAGAAGTGGATGGCGATGAATGAAAACGAGCATGTTCAGTATGTTCTGGATGCCATGGTTGGAATTCACGGCAGTGTTGCCCAAAAGCAATACACTGGCAGATCCAGTCGGGTTTGTCAAGCTTTGGACCCCCTTGAGGGTGCCAGCTGGGCGGATCCTACTGTTGGGCAGCATCAGCTTTACTTGCCTGAGTATTTCAAGACACACAACAATGTGAGATTCTAGTATGAGGCAGGTTGATGGCCGTGTACTAATGAGATGGAACAGATGATCTTCATTGGGGAGCACACCAGCTATACACATGCTTGGATTGCATCGGCTCTTGAGTCGGGTATTCGTGGGAGTGTTCAGCTTCTACTGGGTAAGTTGATATTGAGGAAGAGATGGCGGCGACAGTTGACTAATTTTGTGACAGAGTTGGGGCTTGTCGACGAGGCAAAGGCTACTGTGGAAAAATGGATGGCGAGGTGGGTTGAAGTGGTGAGTGAAGTTTTGTATCGAGCAAATGTCGATTTGTGCTAACGCATGAATAGTAAGGAGTGTGTTGCGGATTACGGTattgaaaagaaaaggaggtgaTTGTTACATAAGCAGTAGTTGTTGAATCTATAGGTGCAATAGCTTCAAAAATCCGGGGAAACACATTCTTTTATTCAAATTTCTCAGCTGGGCCAATTTGTTTTGATGCACACCAATGCAGTTAAGAGTTGGTTTAGTTGCAAGTATGACGCAGAGATGAGACTCCGTCGCCCTGCATAACAAGGAGATTTGAACGGTGCGGTACCTACAGTAGTGGTGTAGCATTGCTGCGTGTCAGGGAACCAAGCGTTGTTGTTCCACCCTAGCATGGAGCGGCTAGGGTAGGTATAATAATGTCCGAGATAAGGGGTGTGATGAGGCGGGCATGGGGGTTAGCTTGGGGGAAGGTTCGGTGCAGGGGGCACGTTCTGGACAGGATAACTGGCACTGTGAAAGCAGGCAAATCATGCCTCAAAAGACAAATAGTCGATAGTCTTCAGATGATAATCACTAGTCTtttaaagatagttgatgggcctttaaagatatttGCAAGGCCTATTGACTTTCTTTCGTGGCATGGTTCCCCATGTAATAAGGGGCTAACTTACCTGGTAGTCTTGCTGTGCCAATTAattgtggtgagggtgtgggCGGTTAGGTGccgctggtgatgatggtggtgttgcatgggtggtgggtttttgGAAGGGTTCTCTtgagttggaggtggtgaaacTCATGTTTTGTGGGATGTTACATTCATGGTGCGATGCACATGATGTTGGCAATGAAGACTACTGCAACTAAAAGATGACAGAGATCACGAtgttggttgctgctgtgggcTACTGCTGCTAGGCAACTGCGCTCTGAATGTATTtcaggaggtggatggtATTTGAATAAGGGGGTGATTTTTATACAATATGGAGTCCATGAGGAGGGTATTGTTGAGATATCGAATTTCATGTCTTGCAGCATCGAATTACTCGGGTTTATCAGTGCGGGAACAGGGAGCTGGGGATCGGCACGGGGGAGCTGGGTCTGGTTATTGTACGGTGTGGATGAGCGGAGTTAAAGGGCGGTGGTTCTCATCtgagttggtgatgaagagagTCTCCTGGATATGAGACAAGATAATGTTGTGAGGGTTTGAAACTTTGCCGGGGTGAGAGACATCAGATGTGGGATGTGGCACCGCAGGCATATGAAGAAGTCACATCATCACACCCTCTCACACTGTGTTGGTTCTATCTCA from Podospora pseudoanserina strain CBS 124.78 chromosome 2, whole genome shotgun sequence includes the following:
- a CDS encoding hypothetical protein (COG:H; EggNog:ENOG503NX1U): MMEAISTLPYTSACKVALEFETRFWEHLDQPIYGSCYNAGPDYPGIGSVCYPSYNINGTGPGALLGSYISNPEWTEKWMAMNENEHVQYVLDAMVGIHGSVAQKQYTGRSSRVCQALDPLEGASWADPTVGQHQLYLPEYFKTHNNMIFIGEHTSYTHAWIASALESGIRGSVQLLLELGLVDEAKATVEKWMARWVEV